One Natrinema longum genomic window carries:
- a CDS encoding acyl-CoA dehydrogenase family protein, whose product MGANTTGGVSFDTEDETELILDSLDDFIEREVEPIVEELGDTYTNPRKGRHENGRWTDELLEAREEIRRRSAEGGFYAMNLPEDAGGEGVSPVTWYRAKKHLASHGGGLERYVLAGPEGPKPLLLQAEGEQRERYLEPTVRAEKSTAFAQTEPGYGSDSPNMETTAEKDGDEWVLNGRKQWITNAPYADFVQLFARTTPQEEVGRYGGITCFILEREEYELGSYNNAVGAEGTQAEIVLDDVRVPEDRVLGEVDEAFYAAMEFLSLGRLELGAEAVGYAEYLLEDATEYVTEREAFGRTIGNFQQVSAKLARGRAKTYAADAAGLKLAWKMAQDVRTVMDSSVLKWFATNVLWEVADAAVQVHGANGLAEEHPYMDLVHQARILRIVEGTDEIQLNTIAKTMGIVD is encoded by the coding sequence ATGGGAGCAAACACCACAGGCGGCGTGAGTTTCGACACCGAGGACGAGACCGAACTGATCCTCGACAGTCTGGACGACTTCATCGAGCGCGAAGTCGAGCCGATCGTCGAGGAACTCGGCGACACGTACACCAATCCCCGAAAAGGACGCCACGAGAACGGCCGCTGGACCGACGAGCTGCTCGAGGCCCGCGAGGAAATACGGCGTCGATCCGCGGAGGGCGGCTTCTACGCGATGAACCTGCCCGAAGACGCGGGCGGCGAGGGCGTCTCGCCGGTCACCTGGTACCGGGCGAAGAAACACCTCGCATCCCACGGCGGCGGCCTCGAGCGCTACGTCCTCGCCGGGCCGGAGGGGCCGAAGCCGCTCCTGTTGCAGGCCGAGGGCGAGCAGCGAGAGCGGTACCTCGAGCCGACCGTCCGCGCGGAGAAGTCGACGGCGTTCGCCCAGACCGAGCCCGGCTACGGGTCGGACTCGCCGAATATGGAGACCACCGCGGAGAAAGACGGCGACGAATGGGTGTTGAACGGGCGCAAGCAGTGGATCACCAACGCACCCTACGCCGACTTCGTCCAGCTGTTCGCCCGGACGACCCCACAGGAGGAGGTCGGCCGCTACGGCGGTATTACGTGCTTTATCCTCGAGCGCGAGGAGTACGAACTCGGCTCGTACAACAACGCCGTCGGTGCCGAGGGAACGCAGGCCGAGATCGTGCTCGACGACGTTCGCGTCCCCGAGGATCGCGTGCTCGGCGAGGTCGACGAGGCCTTCTACGCCGCGATGGAGTTCCTCTCGCTTGGCCGCCTCGAGTTGGGAGCCGAAGCCGTGGGATACGCGGAGTACCTGCTCGAGGACGCGACAGAGTACGTCACCGAGCGCGAGGCCTTCGGGCGGACGATCGGGAACTTCCAGCAGGTCTCCGCGAAGCTCGCGCGGGGGCGGGCGAAGACCTACGCGGCCGACGCGGCGGGGCTGAAACTCGCCTGGAAGATGGCCCAAGACGTGCGGACGGTGATGGATTCGTCCGTGCTGAAGTGGTTCGCCACGAACGTCCTCTGGGAGGTCGCCGACGCGGCCGTACAGGTGCACGGAGCCAACGGGCTGGCAGAGGAACACCCCTACATGGACCTGGTCCATCAGGCGCGGATCCTGCGGATCGTCGAGGGCACCGATGAAATTCAGCTCAACACGATCGCGAAGACGATGGGGATCGTGGACTGA
- a CDS encoding YqjF family protein — translation MVVPLEMGWRHLLFENWPVDPAVMDAHLPDGLDPDVYDGSAWLSVVPFTNVAVRPKGLPEPLGIRLPELNLRTYVTRDGVPSVYFFSLDAQGIASVLGARVFHHLPYYYARISLEWADGRVRFGSRRRHPGARPVHYEGTYWPTGEPFSAPDDPFGNFLVERYRFYTQAQDGSIRYTDVDHDPWTLYPAAAEIETNTLLAAHGFAEPDPDPVYYYSPGLDVVASRSATVSGTRLADSSP, via the coding sequence ATGGTTGTCCCGCTGGAAATGGGGTGGCGGCATCTCTTGTTCGAGAACTGGCCGGTCGACCCGGCGGTGATGGACGCCCATCTTCCCGACGGACTGGACCCCGACGTGTACGACGGCTCGGCGTGGCTCTCGGTCGTCCCGTTTACCAACGTCGCCGTCCGGCCGAAGGGACTTCCCGAACCGCTTGGCATCCGGCTGCCCGAACTCAACCTCAGAACGTACGTCACTCGCGACGGCGTCCCCAGCGTCTACTTCTTCAGCCTCGACGCACAGGGTATCGCGAGCGTCCTCGGAGCCCGCGTTTTCCACCACCTCCCCTACTACTACGCGCGGATCTCCCTGGAGTGGGCAGACGGTCGGGTCCGGTTCGGCAGTCGCCGTCGCCATCCGGGCGCACGGCCCGTTCACTACGAGGGAACGTACTGGCCGACCGGCGAGCCGTTCTCGGCACCCGACGATCCGTTCGGGAACTTTCTCGTCGAGCGCTATCGGTTCTACACGCAGGCCCAGGACGGATCGATCCGATACACGGACGTCGACCACGACCCCTGGACGCTGTACCCGGCCGCCGCCGAAATCGAGACGAACACGCTGTTGGCGGCACACGGCTTCGCGGAGCCGGACCCCGACCCCGTCTACTACTACAGCCCGGGTCTCGACGTGGTCGCCTCACGGAGCGCAACCGTGAGTGGGACACGGCTGGCTGACTCGAGTCCCTGA
- a CDS encoding SDR family NAD(P)-dependent oxidoreductase translates to MDLGIQDRTAVVTGGAGRIGSADCRLLAEEGANVVVLDVDADGAAEVAEEIDETADSGAAIALECDLTDREDVADSMAEVRDAFGGVDVLVNNAAMVDARSRIGDYDDGIWDRDIEINLTGTYNISTELFPRMCDRGWGRIVNMSSMAGWYGGFGQLSYSATKAAMIGVGRTMALEGAQSGVTSNIIAPNIVVGDWADMNPDELREHVDEYFARIAEATPMRHLGTEEDVANMVTYLCSEQASYVTGQVIGVTGGIDLFSF, encoded by the coding sequence ATGGACCTTGGCATTCAGGACAGGACCGCGGTCGTCACTGGCGGTGCGGGACGGATCGGAAGCGCCGACTGCCGACTCCTCGCCGAGGAGGGCGCGAACGTCGTCGTCCTCGACGTCGATGCCGACGGCGCGGCGGAGGTCGCCGAGGAGATCGACGAAACCGCCGACAGCGGCGCGGCGATCGCCCTCGAGTGTGACCTCACGGACCGCGAGGACGTCGCCGACTCGATGGCCGAGGTTCGGGACGCCTTCGGCGGCGTGGACGTCCTCGTCAACAACGCGGCGATGGTCGACGCCCGCTCGCGCATCGGGGACTACGACGACGGGATCTGGGACCGGGACATCGAGATCAACCTGACCGGGACCTACAACATCAGCACGGAACTGTTCCCGCGGATGTGCGACCGCGGCTGGGGGCGGATCGTCAACATGTCCTCGATGGCCGGCTGGTACGGCGGCTTCGGCCAACTCTCCTATTCGGCGACGAAAGCCGCCATGATCGGCGTCGGCCGGACGATGGCCCTCGAGGGTGCCCAGTCGGGTGTCACGTCGAATATCATCGCGCCGAACATCGTCGTCGGCGACTGGGCCGACATGAACCCCGACGAACTCCGGGAGCACGTCGACGAGTACTTCGCTCGCATCGCCGAGGCCACCCCGATGCGTCACCTCGGGACGGAGGAAGACGTGGCCAACATGGTCACCTACCTCTGCTCGGAGCAGGCATCCTACGTCACCGGGCAAGTTATCGGTGTCACGGGTGGGATCGACCTCTTTAGCTTCTGA
- a CDS encoding thiolase family protein gives MNSAVIVDAVRTPFGKRDGSFRDTHPQDLAAEPLEALRERNGFEPETIEDVIYGCVTPVDEQGLNIGRLAPMVAGWGDIVPGVQLNRMCGSGQQAANFAAANVMAGQHDVLIAGGVEHMTRVPMGSDGDKPTDTYFEYFDELTTQGEGAERIAEEYGLTRTELDEIAVDSQRRWKEAWDEGRYDDQITPVETELDGEDVVVERDEHPRPGTDVETLSELPLSFREEGNGFHHPGNSSGIVDGSCALLITSEEAAEEHGWEPMARIRQTEVVGVDPITMLKGPIPATENVLEKADMTVGDVDLFEVNEAFAAVVGAWLEETGASWEDVNVNGGAIAHGHPLGATGAMLLTKLVHELERTGQDTALSTMCIGFGQGVATILERV, from the coding sequence ATGAACTCCGCAGTCATCGTCGATGCCGTCCGGACGCCCTTCGGGAAACGCGACGGCTCGTTCAGGGACACGCACCCACAGGATCTGGCCGCAGAGCCCCTCGAGGCCTTGCGCGAGCGCAACGGGTTCGAGCCGGAAACGATCGAGGACGTCATCTACGGCTGTGTCACGCCGGTCGACGAGCAGGGGCTGAACATCGGGCGGCTCGCGCCGATGGTCGCCGGCTGGGGCGATATCGTTCCCGGCGTCCAGCTCAATCGAATGTGCGGCTCGGGCCAGCAAGCGGCCAACTTCGCGGCGGCGAACGTCATGGCCGGCCAGCACGACGTGCTCATCGCGGGCGGCGTCGAGCACATGACCCGCGTGCCGATGGGATCGGACGGCGACAAACCGACCGACACGTACTTCGAGTACTTCGACGAGCTGACGACGCAGGGCGAAGGGGCCGAACGGATCGCCGAGGAGTACGGCCTCACACGCACCGAACTCGACGAGATCGCCGTCGACTCCCAGCGCCGCTGGAAGGAGGCCTGGGACGAGGGCCGCTACGACGACCAGATCACGCCGGTCGAGACCGAACTCGACGGCGAGGACGTCGTCGTCGAGCGGGACGAACACCCCCGTCCCGGCACCGACGTGGAGACGCTCTCGGAACTCCCGCTGTCGTTCCGCGAGGAGGGCAACGGGTTCCACCACCCCGGCAACTCGTCGGGAATCGTCGACGGCTCCTGTGCGCTGCTGATCACGAGCGAAGAAGCCGCCGAAGAACACGGCTGGGAGCCGATGGCCCGGATCCGCCAGACCGAGGTCGTCGGCGTCGACCCGATTACGATGTTGAAAGGGCCGATTCCGGCGACCGAAAACGTCCTCGAGAAGGCCGACATGACCGTCGGCGACGTCGATCTCTTCGAGGTCAACGAGGCGTTCGCCGCAGTCGTCGGGGCCTGGCTCGAGGAGACCGGCGCGTCCTGGGAAGACGTCAACGTCAACGGCGGCGCGATCGCCCACGGCCACCCGCTGGGCGCGACCGGGGCGATGCTCCTGACGAAGTTGGTCCACGAACTCGAGCGCACCGGCCAGGACACCGCCTTGTCGACGATGTGTATCGGCTTCGGGCAGGGCGTCGCGACGATCCTCGAGCGGGTCTGA
- a CDS encoding acyl-CoA dehydrogenase family protein — MEYHDSEKAKDVAGRVEAFMDEVVIPREREALRTGEQITNDEIEDLWEQAKDRDLFAPQVPEEYGGQGLDFSDMLPSFEQVGRSLIGALSIRANAPQEGNMHTLEMVGTDEQKEEWLRPLVQGEISSAFSMTEPMQGGGSDPKMLQTTAVKDGDEWVINGHKWWTSDGLDADFYLVMARTDLDAHPYEGTSIILVPRDADGVNVVRNIDHMGDHGPVERAGGHAEIKYDNVRVPVENTIGEEGQGFQIAQMRLGGGRLTHCMRYSGMAQRSLEIAKAYLSEREGFGSALEDKQALRHRIADAETRLHAARTMVRHAARELDRGDARIEVAMAKMYTANITNETIDLAVQCCGGNGIGKDLPLAHFYENVRAFRIVDGADEVHRRSIARWAFDDVDEAEVEDALRFDEDLRIDALDE; from the coding sequence ATGGAGTACCACGACTCCGAGAAAGCGAAGGACGTTGCGGGCCGCGTAGAGGCGTTCATGGACGAGGTCGTGATCCCGCGGGAACGGGAAGCGCTCAGGACGGGCGAGCAGATCACGAACGACGAGATCGAGGACCTCTGGGAGCAGGCCAAGGATCGCGACCTGTTCGCGCCGCAGGTTCCCGAGGAGTACGGCGGCCAGGGACTGGACTTCAGCGACATGCTGCCGTCCTTCGAACAGGTCGGGCGCTCGCTCATCGGCGCGCTGTCGATCCGCGCGAACGCGCCCCAGGAAGGGAACATGCACACGCTGGAGATGGTCGGCACCGACGAGCAGAAAGAGGAGTGGCTGCGCCCGCTCGTCCAGGGCGAGATCTCCTCGGCGTTCTCGATGACCGAGCCGATGCAGGGCGGCGGCTCCGATCCGAAGATGCTCCAGACCACGGCCGTCAAGGACGGCGACGAGTGGGTCATCAACGGCCACAAGTGGTGGACCTCCGACGGGCTGGACGCCGACTTCTACCTGGTGATGGCCCGAACCGATCTGGACGCCCACCCCTACGAGGGGACCTCGATCATCCTCGTTCCGAGGGACGCCGACGGCGTCAACGTCGTGCGAAACATCGACCACATGGGCGACCACGGCCCCGTCGAACGGGCGGGCGGCCACGCGGAGATCAAGTACGACAACGTCCGCGTCCCCGTCGAGAACACCATCGGCGAAGAAGGACAGGGGTTCCAGATCGCCCAGATGCGACTCGGCGGCGGCCGGCTGACCCACTGTATGCGCTACTCCGGGATGGCCCAACGCTCCCTCGAGATCGCGAAAGCCTACCTCAGCGAGCGCGAGGGCTTCGGCTCGGCCCTCGAGGACAAACAGGCGCTGCGCCACCGCATCGCCGACGCCGAGACGCGCCTGCACGCGGCCCGAACGATGGTCCGGCACGCGGCCCGCGAACTTGATCGCGGCGACGCCCGGATCGAGGTCGCGATGGCGAAGATGTACACCGCGAACATCACCAACGAGACCATCGACCTCGCCGTCCAGTGTTGTGGCGGTAACGGCATCGGGAAGGACCTGCCGCTGGCTCACTTCTACGAGAACGTGCGCGCGTTCCGGATCGTCGACGGGGCCGACGAGGTCCACCGCCGGTCGATCGCGCGCTGGGCGTTCGACGACGTCGACGAAGCCGAAGTCGAGGACGCGCTCCGGTTCGACGAGGACCTTCGCATCGACGCCTTAGACGAGTAG
- a CDS encoding RDD family protein, protein MIDWKLDGFLPTQRQPAPVLETADDLDVLLARGSAAAIDLFVCYVLIELPLIYGFSVVFSGPYEALGGYAIVLSLVVLAPIYASYSFVLEWRYGRTPGKVNRGLLVVMADGCPCTYRASAVRNLFRYVDLLGVPPVVVGLVAALATDGRRLGDRAAGTVVVQSTAPTDGNAAASADGETSAAARADEPREN, encoded by the coding sequence GTGATCGACTGGAAACTGGACGGGTTCCTGCCGACCCAGCGGCAACCGGCTCCGGTACTGGAGACCGCCGACGACCTCGACGTGTTGCTCGCCCGCGGCAGTGCGGCGGCGATCGACCTGTTCGTCTGCTACGTGTTGATCGAACTTCCGTTGATATACGGCTTCAGCGTGGTCTTCAGCGGGCCGTACGAGGCCCTCGGCGGGTACGCGATCGTCCTGTCGCTGGTCGTCCTCGCGCCGATTTACGCCAGCTACTCGTTCGTTCTCGAGTGGCGCTACGGCCGGACCCCCGGGAAAGTAAACCGCGGCCTGCTGGTCGTCATGGCGGACGGCTGTCCGTGCACCTACCGCGCCAGTGCCGTGCGGAACCTCTTTCGATACGTCGATCTGCTCGGCGTCCCGCCGGTCGTGGTCGGCCTCGTGGCGGCGCTGGCGACCGACGGCCGTCGCCTCGGCGACCGCGCGGCCGGGACGGTCGTCGTTCAGTCGACGGCACCGACGGATGGCAACGCGGCGGCCTCAGCGGACGGTGAGACGAGTGCGGCCGCTCGAGCGGACGAACCACGAGAGAACTGA
- a CDS encoding ABC transporter ATP-binding protein, whose product MTAIEIRNLTKVYEESGNDIVAVDDVDLTIEDGEFVTLVGPSGCGKTTTLRCVAGLNKPTSGTIRFGDRDVTDTPVQERNIALLFQDIALYPHMSVQENMAYGLKITGFSREERMARVREAAKLLQITDQLEKMPADLSGGQQQRVALGRSLVRDPEVFLFDEPMSDLDAKLKAELRPVVEKVTDEIGCPTLYVTHDQEEAMTMSDRVAVINDGELEQVAPPKEVYDEPSSQFVSQFIGQPSTQFFEGTVRAVNGTAELVVGNYEYDLAREGLEGWAGDDVRVGLRPQYITVSDDPETGIPATHLLDEPLGDATHSFFETEFGEIVVVTDPDFEGGGEEYGLVFQSESIQLFDDDSGVRIA is encoded by the coding sequence ATGACAGCTATCGAGATTCGGAACCTGACGAAAGTGTACGAGGAATCGGGCAACGACATCGTCGCAGTCGACGACGTCGACCTGACCATCGAGGACGGCGAGTTCGTGACGCTCGTCGGCCCCTCGGGGTGTGGGAAGACCACGACGCTGCGGTGTGTCGCGGGACTAAACAAGCCGACCAGCGGCACGATCAGGTTCGGCGATCGGGACGTGACGGACACGCCGGTCCAGGAGCGCAACATCGCGTTGCTCTTCCAGGACATCGCGCTGTACCCCCACATGAGCGTTCAGGAGAACATGGCCTACGGTCTCAAGATCACGGGCTTCTCGCGGGAAGAGCGCATGGCTCGCGTCCGGGAGGCCGCGAAGCTCCTCCAGATCACCGACCAACTCGAGAAAATGCCCGCCGACCTCTCGGGCGGCCAACAACAGCGCGTCGCGCTCGGCCGATCGCTCGTGCGCGATCCGGAGGTCTTCCTGTTCGACGAACCCATGTCGGATCTGGACGCCAAACTCAAGGCCGAGTTGCGGCCGGTCGTCGAGAAGGTGACCGATGAGATCGGCTGCCCGACGCTGTACGTGACCCACGATCAGGAGGAGGCGATGACGATGTCCGACCGCGTCGCGGTCATCAACGACGGCGAACTCGAGCAGGTCGCCCCGCCCAAGGAGGTCTACGACGAACCGAGTTCGCAGTTCGTCAGCCAGTTCATCGGCCAGCCGTCGACCCAGTTCTTCGAGGGCACCGTCAGGGCCGTCAACGGGACCGCCGAACTGGTCGTCGGCAACTACGAGTACGACCTCGCCCGCGAGGGGCTCGAGGGGTGGGCCGGCGACGACGTCCGCGTCGGGCTCCGCCCGCAGTATATCACCGTCAGCGACGACCCCGAGACCGGCATTCCAGCGACGCACTTACTGGACGAGCCCTTAGGCGATGCGACGCACAGCTTCTTCGAGACGGAGTTCGGCGAAATCGTCGTCGTCACCGATCCCGACTTCGAGGGCGGCGGCGAGGAGTACGGACTCGTCTTCCAGTCCGAGTCCATCCAGCTGTTCGACGACGACTCCGGCGTCCGGATCGCCTGA
- a CDS encoding carbohydrate ABC transporter permease yields the protein MSQSEPPGGVFGLSYDDETRVIELLKLLSTAIIVLVGAWPIYWLTQLAFTDYETVEDAITYFPTPGIFTLDNFTVLTDPEMYTYMFNTVVVAIGTIVTVVIVSLIAGYGLARLEFPHKENFARILLVGYLFSPIVIGIPLYQIWRSIGLLGTRVGLIIALSAISMPFAVWLMWKYIMTIPEAHEEAAWVDGASRWRSFRDVVVPQCRPAIIAAALFAFALAWNDFTFAQILLPSTDTTTFAPGILRAMGQAQFLPDAYLMAVSLAMTLPPLLFAYFMQSYLLKGFQVRAL from the coding sequence ATGAGTCAGAGTGAGCCACCGGGAGGGGTGTTCGGCCTCTCGTACGACGACGAGACTCGAGTCATCGAACTACTGAAACTCCTCAGCACTGCGATCATCGTCCTCGTCGGTGCCTGGCCGATCTACTGGCTGACTCAGCTCGCGTTCACCGACTACGAGACGGTCGAGGACGCCATCACCTACTTCCCCACACCCGGGATATTCACGCTCGACAATTTCACGGTCCTGACGGACCCGGAGATGTATACCTACATGTTCAATACGGTCGTCGTGGCCATCGGGACCATCGTCACGGTGGTCATCGTCTCGCTGATCGCGGGGTACGGTCTCGCGCGACTGGAGTTTCCCCACAAGGAGAACTTCGCGCGAATCCTCCTCGTCGGGTATCTCTTCAGTCCCATCGTCATCGGCATTCCGCTCTACCAGATCTGGCGGTCGATCGGACTGCTCGGAACCCGCGTCGGACTCATCATCGCACTGTCGGCGATCTCGATGCCCTTCGCGGTGTGGCTGATGTGGAAGTACATCATGACGATCCCCGAGGCTCACGAGGAGGCCGCGTGGGTCGACGGTGCCTCGCGCTGGCGGAGCTTCCGCGACGTCGTCGTCCCCCAGTGCCGGCCGGCGATCATCGCCGCGGCGCTGTTCGCCTTCGCACTCGCCTGGAACGACTTCACGTTCGCGCAGATCCTCCTGCCGTCGACCGACACCACGACGTTCGCACCCGGCATCCTCCGGGCGATGGGGCAGGCCCAGTTCCTCCCGGACGCCTACCTGATGGCGGTCTCGCTGGCCATGACGCTGCCACCGCTGCTGTTCGCCTACTTCATGCAGAGCTACCTGCTGAAGGGGTTCCAGGTCAGAGCCCTCTGA
- a CDS encoding carbohydrate ABC transporter permease — translation MASETGESIRPRRTYIPWDELPVERETVAGFGTVLPVVVLYTLIAVFPIVFAFWASLHDIHTLNPEWEWVGLANYAEVLNISTFWGSLWRGVVYMVGSTLIQLAVGLWMALVLNRITRGQKLLTAVVFTAYLIPTIIVSLVALRVFDPLGGVFQMYGAEWFGLWGAQEAPLGSRDWAMRLLILVGSWKFAVFVTIFTLAQLRAIPDRFYEAAKVCGANRWQMFRDITLPRLMGIVLVVVLLRSVFMFNKFDIIWQLTQGGPGNATTTLPVLAYKTVYTDQAYGLANAISIVMFLFLLASAIVYFKLFNPSEEVETTT, via the coding sequence ATGGCCAGTGAAACCGGAGAATCGATTCGACCTCGCAGGACGTATATCCCGTGGGACGAGCTGCCCGTGGAACGGGAGACCGTCGCCGGGTTCGGGACCGTCCTCCCAGTCGTCGTACTGTATACACTTATCGCGGTGTTTCCGATCGTCTTCGCGTTCTGGGCATCGTTACACGACATCCACACGCTCAACCCCGAGTGGGAGTGGGTCGGCCTCGCGAACTACGCCGAGGTCCTGAACATTTCCACGTTCTGGGGGTCGCTGTGGCGCGGGGTCGTCTACATGGTCGGCAGTACCCTCATCCAGCTCGCCGTTGGCCTCTGGATGGCACTCGTCCTCAACCGCATCACGCGGGGCCAGAAGTTGCTCACCGCGGTGGTCTTTACGGCCTACCTGATCCCGACGATCATCGTCTCGCTGGTGGCGCTTCGGGTATTCGACCCGCTCGGGGGCGTGTTCCAGATGTACGGTGCCGAGTGGTTCGGCCTGTGGGGCGCTCAGGAAGCGCCGCTTGGCTCGCGCGATTGGGCGATGCGGCTTTTGATCCTCGTCGGCAGCTGGAAGTTCGCCGTCTTCGTTACCATCTTCACGCTCGCACAGTTGCGCGCGATTCCCGATCGGTTCTACGAGGCGGCGAAGGTCTGTGGCGCGAACCGGTGGCAGATGTTCCGCGATATCACGCTGCCACGTCTCATGGGGATCGTTCTGGTCGTCGTCTTGCTCCGGTCGGTGTTCATGTTCAACAAGTTCGACATCATCTGGCAGCTCACACAGGGTGGCCCCGGTAACGCCACGACCACGCTCCCCGTGTTGGCCTACAAGACCGTCTACACGGACCAGGCCTACGGGCTCGCCAACGCGATCTCCATCGTCATGTTCCTCTTCCTCTTGGCGTCGGCGATCGTCTACTTCAAACTCTTCAACCCCAGCGAGGAGGTGGAGACGACGACATGA
- a CDS encoding ABC transporter substrate-binding protein yields the protein MTRNTFNRRRVLAGAGAGITGVVAGCLGGSGGGDDEVHFITDYYNDSWEPLWGDLESEFEDETDTSLNIEEGGMSGTQEGRLAQLIQAGEPPDANTSTFDQVADIWETGQLETVNDVVSSIEEVNGEINTEAFLGEGDDIYQIPHGLYVSNFQYRADIYEQLGLDEPETFQDVLDNAQVIDESDEVDARGYGLAGMPTGKSQDEFLVLLSSAGVSGIGLRWSDPDAREELEVYFPEEEVTMVLQYMKDLAEYSPDPTSIGWAESLSQWVQGQYAQCYHLNAWPVGVTALTAEAQDNDALRGLAEATQVRAYPTWGEIDKDDNWLSAPAPDGYHVFSNGTNTAGAKEWFEWLYADSMERTVSFYEADPGRFLPTYSDVLGSDAFQNQDIFQAHPHLLEKLEYCQNEIWGNHYGSVDEANISSPESLYMQRQWFYGEMVNRVVTESMTIQEAYEWGRGELEDAFAAAQEQFG from the coding sequence ATGACAAGAAATACCTTCAATCGACGTCGGGTCCTTGCAGGGGCCGGTGCAGGAATAACTGGTGTCGTGGCTGGCTGTTTGGGCGGCAGTGGTGGTGGTGACGACGAGGTCCACTTCATCACGGACTACTACAACGACTCCTGGGAGCCCCTCTGGGGCGACCTCGAGTCGGAGTTCGAGGACGAGACCGACACCTCGTTGAACATCGAGGAGGGCGGCATGTCCGGCACGCAGGAAGGGCGGCTCGCCCAGCTGATTCAGGCGGGCGAGCCGCCGGACGCCAACACGTCCACGTTCGACCAGGTGGCCGACATCTGGGAAACCGGGCAGCTCGAGACCGTCAACGACGTGGTCTCGTCCATCGAGGAGGTCAACGGGGAGATAAACACCGAGGCGTTCCTGGGGGAGGGCGACGACATCTACCAGATCCCTCACGGGTTGTACGTCTCGAACTTCCAGTACCGGGCGGACATCTACGAGCAACTCGGGCTGGACGAACCGGAGACCTTCCAGGACGTCCTCGACAACGCTCAGGTCATCGACGAGTCGGACGAGGTGGACGCTCGCGGGTACGGGTTAGCGGGAATGCCGACCGGCAAGAGCCAGGACGAGTTCCTCGTTCTCCTGTCGAGCGCGGGCGTCTCCGGGATCGGCCTCCGGTGGAGCGACCCGGACGCCCGCGAGGAGCTCGAGGTGTACTTCCCCGAGGAGGAGGTGACGATGGTGTTACAGTACATGAAGGACCTCGCCGAGTACTCGCCGGACCCGACCAGCATCGGCTGGGCGGAGTCGCTCAGCCAGTGGGTCCAGGGCCAGTACGCCCAGTGTTATCACCTCAACGCCTGGCCGGTCGGCGTCACCGCGCTCACGGCCGAGGCCCAGGACAACGACGCCCTGCGCGGATTGGCCGAGGCCACACAGGTGCGGGCGTATCCGACCTGGGGAGAGATCGATAAGGACGACAACTGGCTGTCCGCACCGGCACCGGACGGCTACCACGTCTTCTCGAACGGCACGAACACGGCGGGTGCCAAGGAGTGGTTCGAGTGGCTCTACGCCGATAGTATGGAGCGAACCGTGAGCTTCTACGAGGCGGATCCGGGCCGGTTCCTGCCGACTTACAGCGACGTACTCGGCTCCGACGCCTTCCAGAACCAGGACATCTTCCAGGCCCACCCCCACCTGCTCGAGAAACTCGAGTACTGCCAGAACGAGATCTGGGGCAACCACTACGGCAGCGTCGACGAGGCCAACATCTCCTCGCCCGAGTCGCTGTACATGCAACGGCAGTGGTTCTACGGCGAGATGGTCAACCGAGTTGTCACCGAGTCGATGACCATCCAGGAGGCCTACGAGTGGGGCCGCGGGGAACTCGAGGACGCCTTCGCGGCCGCCCAAGAGCAGTTCGGATAA